One window from the genome of Bacteroidota bacterium encodes:
- a CDS encoding DUF11 domain-containing protein — translation MPNNKTIFSKVIAIAMFLALLLTGTPEIFSQVTTPFQPRFQSNEKGDIQIFGNALLKCPAGNCGGNNNSYSMVNIDIDSDASTFNSSSANFTLPAGATVLWAGLYWNGISTNSARNTALFKTPASGGYVSLTGITYDNSYGYQGFKDVTSLVQAGGTGTYITANVRTNTGTNTWAGWALVVVYRDPSKPQRNLTVFDGLANVSTSNANVNITISGFTTPLFGPVNVALGVVAYDGDADLTGDALKFNNQVISNGLNPASNFFNSTISRFGTLITDKNPNYANQLGLDIDIVDATGKLSNGQTSAVLNLTTGGESYNPGVVTTVIDIFAPDINITKNFTDLNGGSVTPGDTLLYTVSLVNNGQDAANKVVVVDSIQNYMTYLPGSMVVTSGANSGNKTDAAGDDQAFFASGKVNFNLGSGATSSTGGNLNPGESTAVSFKVVTDQPLPDSLSANNFALATYKSQSIPIRDYSSQSATVTAPIISLSDLSLTKTVSNSAPVVGSNIVYTVKVTNSGPEIATSVSVNDLLPSGLQFVSYSSSTGTYDDATGDWVIGTMNPGRTDSLRITVLVNGTTGITNFAEVKSLDQTDPDSSPNNGNPAEDDYASVSINPVNSADLKIRKLVTPANPTVGSTVTYTITVSNDGPGNATNVMVNDKLPAGISYVSHTASQGSYVPATGDWNIGTINNAGDVVLTLVGTKTSPNIITNIAEITAADQSDPFPLDRKDSATIPIQVADLSISKSVSPQAPQYGQQATFRVVLKNNGPTAATGVIAQDSLVSGLSYVSSTVTQGVYDPVSGEWFIGTIANGDSVVLLITVNITSSIGLTNTASIKFSHEIDPTLGDRTASVNFTAASSDLSILKTVDDANPGDGTTINYTITITNNGPSASTNSTVYDKLPNGLVYQSHSTSQGLYNIATDEWETGPIPSGGSATLHITAKVIFDSLSATVINLGPATGFNLFVLNDFSAPSSDVEGKAAIGRDVNVAGYSFGDKYPNSNGTEDILIVGRNLTYISGAIYSGNVVYGNSTNLPINGVSINNGTLRKDTVIDFAAAATYLQSLSTSISLYPVNGSTHFEWNGLELTGTNPFLNVFSVSGAQLSQANSVALNVPNGSAVLVNVSGTNVSWTGGLTVTGTAKENVIYNFYEATALRIVGIDIRGAVLAPFAYVTFPSGVHNGQMIAYNVTGSGQFNLSNFMGNIPINKDIWNVAEIMSADQYDPDSTPGNNDPSEDDYSKVKIHVTNIVPAPNLNFGNWNYMTNFGQDQMVMTIARDNTNILFAGTLGGVVYKSTDNGTNWTQLLNTINNATLIWNIKVLQNGKILAATEQGIYISSDNGASWELSTLNGKDTRSIVVDSQGIIYVSTWGSGVYKSADNGNTWTAMNTGLTNNNINTLAINAQGTLFAGSFGDGVFRSNGTGWDRLTGDNHFVWTLYVDGQGSLICGTYGAGVFTSNDNGSSWTHLALSSNLNYTYGITGDQNDNLYFISFTGGVTVRNHQTGAFNMLGLSALGVSSIYINQNNQVIVGTSPGYLYKNDSPLTSVQTENNGIPAKFELNQNFPNPFNPSTQISFAVPQKSFVSLKIYDVQGSEVATLVNEDKEPGFYSINFDAKKLSSGVYFYKVIAGDFNAVRKMILLK, via the coding sequence ATGCCGAATAACAAGACAATTTTTTCAAAGGTTATTGCAATTGCAATGTTCCTTGCGCTGTTGCTTACGGGCACACCAGAGATTTTTTCCCAGGTCACAACACCGTTTCAACCCAGGTTTCAATCTAATGAAAAGGGTGATATTCAAATATTTGGAAACGCATTGTTGAAATGCCCTGCGGGAAACTGCGGCGGTAACAACAACAGCTACAGCATGGTAAATATTGATATTGACAGTGATGCCTCCACTTTTAACTCCAGTTCTGCAAATTTCACTCTCCCCGCAGGTGCTACGGTGTTATGGGCGGGCCTCTACTGGAACGGCATCTCAACCAATTCTGCAAGAAATACGGCATTGTTCAAAACACCCGCATCGGGTGGATATGTGAGTCTGACAGGTATCACCTACGACAACAGCTACGGTTATCAAGGTTTTAAAGATGTGACTTCCCTCGTCCAGGCTGGTGGTACAGGCACATACATTACAGCAAATGTCAGAACAAATACCGGTACAAACACATGGGCTGGATGGGCACTTGTCGTTGTTTACAGAGACCCTTCAAAACCACAAAGAAACCTGACAGTTTTTGACGGTTTGGCAAATGTAAGTACAAGCAATGCTAATGTAAATATTACTATAAGTGGATTTACAACACCCCTTTTCGGTCCTGTGAATGTTGCCCTCGGCGTAGTTGCTTACGACGGTGATGCTGATTTGACTGGCGATGCTCTCAAATTTAACAATCAGGTTATCTCAAACGGATTAAATCCTGCATCCAACTTCTTTAACAGTACAATCAGCAGATTCGGCACTCTGATAACTGATAAAAATCCAAACTATGCAAATCAGTTGGGACTTGATATTGACATCGTGGATGCAACCGGAAAATTGAGCAACGGGCAGACAAGTGCTGTGCTTAATCTTACAACCGGAGGTGAAAGCTACAATCCCGGTGTGGTTACAACAGTTATCGACATCTTCGCACCTGACATTAACATCACTAAAAATTTCACAGATCTGAATGGTGGAAGTGTAACTCCTGGCGATACCCTTCTCTACACTGTCAGTCTCGTAAACAACGGACAGGATGCCGCCAACAAAGTAGTAGTTGTCGACTCAATTCAGAATTACATGACTTATCTTCCCGGCAGCATGGTTGTTACAAGCGGAGCAAACAGCGGAAATAAAACCGATGCAGCAGGTGACGATCAGGCATTTTTTGCTTCAGGAAAAGTAAACTTTAACCTTGGATCGGGTGCAACATCTTCTACCGGAGGTAATCTTAATCCCGGTGAATCGACTGCCGTCAGCTTCAAAGTGGTGACTGACCAGCCACTCCCCGACAGTTTGAGTGCAAACAATTTCGCTTTGGCAACCTACAAAAGTCAGTCCATTCCAATCAGAGACTACTCAAGTCAGTCTGCCACAGTTACGGCACCAATTATCTCATTATCCGATCTGTCACTTACTAAAACAGTTTCAAATTCTGCTCCCGTGGTCGGAAGCAATATCGTATATACAGTTAAAGTGACAAATTCAGGACCGGAAATCGCAACCAGCGTAAGTGTTAACGATCTCCTCCCCTCAGGTTTGCAATTCGTTAGTTATTCCTCCTCAACAGGAACCTATGACGATGCCACAGGTGACTGGGTTATCGGTACAATGAATCCGGGCAGAACTGATTCTTTAAGAATCACAGTTTTGGTAAATGGTACCACAGGAATTACCAATTTCGCAGAAGTAAAATCTCTTGATCAGACCGATCCCGATTCGAGCCCAAACAATGGAAATCCTGCCGAAGACGATTACGCTTCTGTTTCGATAAATCCTGTTAATTCTGCAGACTTGAAAATCAGGAAATTAGTAACTCCTGCCAATCCAACCGTTGGCTCAACTGTCACTTATACCATAACGGTGTCAAATGATGGTCCCGGTAATGCGACAAATGTAATGGTAAATGACAAACTTCCAGCAGGTATATCATATGTTTCTCATACTGCCTCCCAGGGTTCGTATGTCCCCGCTACAGGTGACTGGAACATCGGTACTATCAATAATGCAGGTGATGTGGTTCTAACTCTCGTTGGAACAAAAACTTCACCGAATATAATTACCAATATTGCAGAAATAACTGCGGCTGATCAGTCGGATCCATTTCCATTGGACAGGAAAGACAGTGCCACAATTCCGATTCAGGTTGCTGATCTTTCCATCAGCAAATCAGTGTCTCCACAGGCTCCTCAGTATGGTCAGCAGGCAACATTCAGAGTTGTTCTGAAAAACAACGGACCAACGGCTGCAACAGGAGTAATTGCACAGGATTCACTCGTAAGTGGTTTGAGTTATGTGAGTTCAACTGTCACACAGGGTGTCTACGACCCGGTATCGGGTGAATGGTTTATTGGCACAATCGCCAACGGTGACAGTGTCGTCTTGCTGATAACGGTTAATATAACATCATCGATAGGTTTAACCAATACGGCATCGATCAAGTTTTCACACGAGATAGACCCGACTTTGGGTGACAGAACCGCGTCCGTAAACTTTACGGCAGCCTCTTCCGATCTGAGTATTTTGAAGACAGTTGATGATGCAAACCCGGGAGATGGCACAACCATTAACTACACAATAACGATTACCAATAACGGGCCCTCAGCATCAACAAATTCCACAGTATATGACAAACTGCCGAATGGTCTGGTCTATCAGTCTCATTCAACCTCGCAGGGTCTGTACAATATTGCTACAGACGAGTGGGAAACGGGTCCAATTCCGTCAGGTGGTTCTGCAACCTTGCATATTACTGCAAAAGTTATCTTTGACAGCCTTAGTGCTACTGTAATCAATCTCGGACCCGCGACAGGCTTCAACCTCTTTGTTTTGAACGATTTTTCCGCTCCTTCATCGGATGTTGAGGGTAAAGCTGCGATAGGCAGAGATGTGAATGTAGCCGGTTACAGTTTTGGTGACAAGTATCCAAACTCGAACGGAACTGAAGATATTCTGATCGTCGGAAGAAATCTTACATATATCTCAGGAGCCATCTATTCAGGAAATGTGGTGTATGGCAACTCCACCAACCTGCCGATTAATGGTGTTTCCATCAACAACGGAACACTTAGAAAAGATACAGTTATAGACTTCGCTGCAGCAGCCACTTATCTGCAGAGTCTTTCAACTTCCATCAGCCTCTATCCTGTGAATGGCTCCACCCATTTTGAATGGAACGGACTTGAACTTACAGGTACAAATCCATTCCTGAATGTATTCTCGGTATCAGGTGCACAACTCTCCCAGGCAAACAGCGTTGCATTGAATGTACCGAACGGTTCTGCCGTATTGGTGAATGTCAGCGGAACAAATGTAAGCTGGACAGGTGGACTTACAGTAACCGGAACAGCAAAAGAAAATGTAATCTATAATTTCTATGAAGCCACTGCTCTCAGGATTGTTGGTATCGACATCCGGGGTGCCGTTCTCGCTCCGTTCGCTTATGTTACTTTCCCTTCAGGTGTTCACAATGGACAGATGATAGCATATAATGTAACAGGAAGCGGACAGTTTAATCTTTCCAATTTTATGGGAAATATTCCAATAAACAAAGATATCTGGAATGTTGCGGAAATCATGTCCGCCGATCAGTATGATCCCGACTCAACCCCCGGTAATAACGATCCTTCGGAAGATGATTATTCCAAAGTAAAGATTCATGTCACTAATATCGTTCCCGCTCCAAATCTCAACTTTGGAAACTGGAACTACATGACCAACTTTGGGCAGGATCAGATGGTCATGACCATTGCCCGTGACAACACTAATATTCTGTTCGCCGGAACTCTTGGAGGTGTGGTTTACAAATCCACCGACAACGGTACCAACTGGACACAATTACTCAATACCATTAACAATGCCACCCTTATCTGGAATATAAAAGTACTCCAGAACGGAAAAATTCTTGCTGCTACCGAACAGGGTATCTATATCTCTTCAGATAATGGTGCAAGCTGGGAACTCTCCACCCTGAACGGGAAAGATACCAGATCGATTGTTGTTGATTCTCAGGGTATCATCTATGTTTCCACATGGGGAAGTGGTGTTTATAAATCTGCCGACAATGGAAATACATGGACAGCCATGAACACGGGTCTGACAAATAACAATATCAACACCCTTGCAATAAATGCGCAGGGAACCCTGTTTGCAGGTTCATTCGGTGACGGGGTTTTCAGATCAAACGGCACCGGTTGGGACCGCCTAACCGGAGACAACCATTTTGTCTGGACACTTTATGTCGACGGACAAGGGTCACTCATCTGTGGTACATATGGAGCCGGTGTCTTCACCTCCAACGATAATGGATCATCTTGGACACATCTTGCCCTCTCCTCCAACCTGAACTATACCTACGGAATTACAGGTGATCAGAACGATAATCTCTATTTCATCTCCTTCACGGGAGGTGTCACTGTGAGAAATCACCAGACAGGGGCTTTCAACATGCTTGGCCTTTCAGCTCTTGGCGTTAGTTCGATATATATAAACCAGAACAATCAGGTTATTGTCGGTACTTCACCCGGATACCTTTACAAAAACGATTCACCATTGACTTCTGTTCAGACCGAAAACAACGGTATCCCTGCGAAATTCGAACTGAATCAAAATTTCCCGAATCCGTTTAATCCTTCGACTCAGATAAGTTTCGCTGTACCACAGAAATCATTCGTGTCTCTCAAGATTTACGATGTTCAAGGTTCTGAAGTGGCAACTTTGGTTAATGAAGACAAGGAACCCGGGTTCTACTCAATCAATTTTGACGCCAAAAAACTGTCGAGCGGTGTTTATTTCTATAAAGTTATCGCCGGTGACTTTAACGCAGTAAGAAAAATGATTTTACTCAAGTAA
- a CDS encoding M20/M25/M40 family metallo-hydrolase yields the protein MMHRTALVDTFGYNLLRELCTIGSRLAGSKNLVRAEDFFIQKLKEIGVDTVYTQTFTTVNWQRGSREKFKLRGKNTGADTYFNIAALGGSVGTEGILRGSVIEISDFDELEKRKEEVKGKIVFFNFEFPQDVYESFESYGPAVNYRVNGAHRAADYGATAVLIRSVASNFDDTPHTGTLRYFDTIPKIPAAALGVQSAIRLNKILAGIAQSPNPEKYIFELELDCQTKGNTTVRNIIAEIWGSERPNEIIVTGAHLDSWDKGDGAHDDGAGCVQAVEVLQLIKKTGFRPKRTIRAVLFANEENGLVGGKGYGEFAAAEKNTHYAAIESDRGGFTPRGFSVDSTPEIISKMESWLPYFRRTGIEWFRKGGSGADISRIKNARALIGYVPDSQRYFDFHHSDNDVFEAVNHRELELGSVAITILTILISEFGF from the coding sequence ATGATGCACAGAACTGCCCTTGTTGACACATTCGGCTATAATCTTCTTCGTGAACTTTGCACAATCGGCAGCAGATTAGCCGGAAGCAAAAATCTTGTTCGAGCTGAGGATTTTTTCATACAGAAGTTAAAAGAAATTGGTGTAGATACAGTTTACACACAGACTTTTACTACCGTAAACTGGCAGAGAGGGAGCAGAGAGAAATTCAAGTTGCGCGGGAAAAACACAGGCGCTGATACATATTTTAATATCGCTGCTTTGGGCGGTTCGGTTGGTACGGAAGGAATCTTAAGAGGTTCAGTTATAGAAATATCCGATTTTGATGAGCTGGAAAAAAGAAAAGAGGAAGTAAAAGGAAAGATTGTTTTCTTTAATTTCGAATTCCCACAGGATGTTTACGAATCTTTTGAATCGTATGGACCTGCAGTAAACTACAGGGTTAATGGAGCACACAGAGCTGCGGATTACGGTGCAACGGCAGTACTTATCCGGTCAGTGGCATCAAATTTTGACGACACTCCTCACACAGGTACTTTAAGATACTTCGATACGATTCCCAAAATTCCTGCTGCTGCTCTCGGAGTTCAGAGTGCAATCAGGTTAAATAAAATTCTTGCCGGCATCGCTCAATCTCCGAATCCGGAAAAATACATTTTTGAACTGGAACTCGACTGTCAAACAAAGGGGAACACGACTGTTCGAAATATTATCGCAGAAATTTGGGGGAGCGAAAGACCGAACGAAATAATAGTCACTGGGGCTCACCTCGATTCATGGGATAAAGGGGACGGGGCTCACGATGACGGAGCCGGTTGTGTACAGGCTGTGGAAGTCCTTCAATTGATTAAAAAAACGGGATTCAGACCGAAAAGAACCATCAGGGCTGTGCTTTTTGCAAACGAGGAAAACGGGCTTGTTGGTGGAAAAGGTTACGGCGAATTTGCTGCTGCTGAAAAAAATACCCATTATGCAGCTATAGAGTCAGACAGGGGAGGTTTCACTCCCAGGGGTTTCAGTGTCGATTCGACTCCGGAAATTATCAGCAAAATGGAATCATGGCTACCTTACTTTAGAAGAACAGGCATCGAATGGTTCCGAAAAGGGGGAAGTGGTGCCGACATTTCACGAATAAAAAATGCCAGGGCGCTGATTGGTTATGTCCCTGACAGCCAGCGCTACTTCGATTTTCACCATTCAGATAATGATGTTTTTGAAGCAGTTAATCATCGGGAACTTGAACTCGGTTCAGTTGCTATAACAATATTAACAATTTTGATTTCAGAGTTTGGTTTCTAA
- a CDS encoding MFS transporter, which translates to MPKSMWAISFATFINRAGSMFLTFLAIYLTKYQGYSIDYAGYVLAAYGIGSLAAGPVVGKLADKFGNMPIMKLSLFLSAVVLFIFPFFHEFWMIIVLTTLLSWVSEGFRPANLALISEIVKPEDRKIAFALNRLAVNLGFSIGPLLGGFLIIFDYHWMFIFDGLTSLSALAFLYFTSLSREEKERREVAERGRQAGETKLNPFKDPRLIYYVIALSPVYIVFFSQISTVSLYVVNELKFPEPFIGVLFLVNTIMIIFLEVPINNAMTDWEDRKLLSLGGILTGIGFGMFAFSTTVPALVICMVILTFGEMIFSPASANYLAEIAPVNSKGMYMGFLQLVFNISLFIGPATGAFMMEGLGSKWMWIACFVMSILGVALMWRMRTEDPKLAPESR; encoded by the coding sequence ATGCCGAAGAGCATGTGGGCTATCTCATTCGCAACTTTCATCAACCGTGCCGGGTCGATGTTCCTGACTTTTCTTGCAATCTATCTGACAAAATATCAGGGATACTCGATAGATTATGCCGGGTATGTACTTGCCGCGTATGGAATCGGATCGCTTGCAGCGGGTCCTGTTGTAGGAAAACTTGCGGACAAGTTTGGCAATATGCCGATAATGAAACTCTCCCTTTTTCTAAGTGCTGTAGTTCTCTTCATCTTCCCGTTTTTTCACGAATTCTGGATGATAATTGTTCTGACGACACTTCTTTCCTGGGTGAGCGAGGGATTCAGACCTGCAAACCTTGCTTTGATTTCGGAAATTGTAAAGCCCGAAGACCGTAAAATAGCCTTTGCGTTGAACCGTCTGGCAGTTAATCTTGGATTCAGTATAGGTCCGCTTCTCGGTGGATTTTTAATAATTTTTGATTACCACTGGATGTTCATTTTCGACGGTCTCACCTCACTGTCTGCTTTGGCTTTTCTCTATTTCACTTCGCTTTCACGGGAAGAGAAGGAACGGAGGGAGGTGGCGGAAAGAGGACGGCAGGCTGGTGAAACAAAGTTGAATCCGTTCAAAGACCCCCGACTGATCTACTATGTGATAGCACTGTCACCAGTTTACATCGTTTTTTTCTCGCAAATCAGTACCGTTTCGCTCTATGTTGTCAACGAACTTAAGTTTCCCGAACCATTCATCGGCGTCCTCTTTTTGGTGAATACAATAATGATTATTTTCCTTGAAGTGCCGATCAATAATGCAATGACCGACTGGGAAGACCGAAAACTGCTCAGTCTCGGAGGTATCCTCACAGGGATAGGTTTCGGAATGTTTGCTTTCTCCACCACAGTACCCGCACTTGTAATATGCATGGTCATATTGACTTTTGGCGAGATGATATTTTCTCCGGCTTCAGCAAACTATCTTGCAGAAATAGCCCCAGTCAATTCGAAGGGAATGTACATGGGATTTCTGCAGCTTGTATTTAATATCTCACTGTTTATTGGTCCCGCAACAGGTGCTTTCATGATGGAAGGACTGGGGTCGAAGTGGATGTGGATTGCCTGCTTTGTTATGTCAATACTGGGTGTGGCTCTTATGTGGAGAATGAGGACGGAAGATCCAAAACTGGCACCCGAATCCAGGTAA
- a CDS encoding T9SS type A sorting domain-containing protein yields the protein MKYFKFFLSVFVLFSVAFTLNAQPTVNITNPVPASTGVTLTPTLEWSIGAGTPPYNSTVYIYTDGTFSTLLHTANVGVATSYAVPGGVLQNNWRYWWIVEVTDGAFIGSVTASANFTTLLATPVLASPADAYISNTMTPTLSWTMDDNKGNVRYRLLTGTSPGLTVGANLNSTTGVNPGSLSTTPLALLPATKYWWTINAEVSSGTAANNGETAQAATERTFYTPLDVLTTPINGVTGHTLEPTFAWTDVNFETEYELRISTAGGSQVAFDAGLVFTDLAIPANSTSVIYNENTLNEGPGSTYPFPLNANTTYYWQLVAKDGSVSVPSPIWHFTTYPVVTVSQFNPANGDIVYLNDVIFSYGINQATNDLKFKLQVKSALVPPVKTDWLTSNFTGTSVNLNQTVNLLGGTKYYWRVVLLNNSNQVMAYSPTSYFTTSGGATVPYPSWPIGNPKVYTNSPQLYWYTAGYSADITFDVQVKLLPLGVPVYSATNITNIYHQISTNLLPGTMYYWQVRSVYKRGTPDEQTSAWSADNTFTTWGAGTLVVPNPSYPVDNLLVYTTSPYLYWWLGQDGTGLTYDIRYGTDPTLTVYASVAGVTNLFHQLSNLVPGATYYWQVRSNNGSSTSAFSAIQSFSIAGGVANGFTVLNWPTGNPTVYTTTPTLSWYLEGSPMGITGYHVRWKTGSNSSNWDADYTGFAFVGDAYNTSYTFSVPFAEGQVVYWAVAATNGITHSAWSSDHFTIYSGATPGAPVISWPSGNALIYTVDPQLNWWVNGSTSGIVGYQVVYSYSDVFAPAATTTAYSTSTSLNVTGLVEGATYWWKVRAHLGGMSYGAFSAVESFTVNPGSFAPVTPIVGGPNNVMISTTTPILSWALPAAPPAGAKFELEVADNSQFTGSTVFNNLTANNKMLQGLTTNKSYFWRVRTKTSDGSYSFYSGMGKFNVMDGATDVKEVAEIPKEFNLDQNYPNPFNPSTNIRFALPADANVKLDVYNTLGEKVAELLNGPMTAGNYAIAFNASALPSGIYFYRIEAGSNIAVRKMILMK from the coding sequence ATGAAGTATTTTAAGTTCTTTTTGTCAGTTTTTGTTCTGTTCTCGGTCGCATTCACTTTGAATGCACAACCAACCGTGAACATAACGAATCCGGTACCAGCTTCTACAGGTGTCACGCTTACGCCAACACTTGAATGGAGTATTGGAGCCGGCACACCTCCTTATAACAGCACAGTTTACATCTACACTGATGGAACTTTTTCCACTTTGTTGCATACTGCAAATGTTGGAGTTGCAACAAGTTACGCTGTCCCCGGTGGCGTGCTGCAGAACAATTGGAGATATTGGTGGATAGTTGAAGTTACTGACGGCGCATTTATTGGGTCCGTAACTGCATCAGCTAATTTTACCACACTTCTCGCTACACCTGTTCTCGCTTCGCCCGCCGATGCATACATTTCCAACACAATGACTCCAACACTTTCCTGGACAATGGACGATAATAAAGGAAATGTGAGATACAGACTTCTGACAGGAACCTCCCCCGGTTTAACTGTTGGTGCCAACCTTAACAGCACCACCGGTGTAAATCCAGGCTCCCTTTCAACCACACCATTGGCTTTACTTCCCGCCACGAAATACTGGTGGACAATCAATGCCGAGGTAAGCAGTGGAACAGCTGCAAATAATGGTGAAACAGCCCAGGCTGCCACTGAAAGGACCTTCTACACCCCGCTTGATGTTCTAACCACTCCGATAAACGGAGTAACCGGTCATACACTCGAACCGACCTTCGCCTGGACAGATGTGAATTTCGAGACAGAGTATGAACTTAGAATTTCAACCGCAGGTGGATCACAGGTCGCTTTTGATGCCGGACTGGTTTTCACCGATCTCGCAATACCTGCGAATTCCACTTCGGTGATTTACAACGAAAACACACTTAACGAGGGACCGGGCTCAACATATCCGTTCCCGCTCAATGCCAACACAACCTACTACTGGCAACTCGTTGCTAAAGATGGAAGTGTAAGTGTCCCGTCACCAATCTGGCATTTTACCACTTATCCGGTTGTTACCGTAAGTCAGTTTAATCCTGCTAACGGAGATATTGTCTATCTGAACGATGTAATTTTCTCTTATGGCATCAATCAGGCAACCAATGACCTGAAGTTTAAATTGCAGGTTAAGTCTGCTTTGGTTCCTCCGGTAAAAACAGACTGGCTCACATCCAATTTTACAGGAACTTCGGTTAATTTAAACCAGACTGTCAACCTTTTAGGAGGCACAAAATATTACTGGAGAGTCGTCCTTCTGAACAACTCAAATCAGGTAATGGCGTATTCACCAACCAGTTACTTCACCACGAGTGGAGGGGCTACAGTTCCCTATCCCTCATGGCCCATTGGTAATCCTAAAGTGTATACCAATTCTCCACAACTTTACTGGTACACAGCCGGATACAGCGCTGACATAACATTCGATGTGCAGGTTAAACTGTTACCTTTGGGTGTACCTGTTTACAGTGCGACCAACATAACAAACATTTATCATCAGATATCTACTAATCTCCTCCCGGGTACGATGTACTACTGGCAGGTTAGAAGTGTCTATAAGAGAGGCACTCCCGATGAACAGACATCCGCCTGGAGTGCTGACAACACCTTCACAACCTGGGGTGCCGGAACACTTGTCGTGCCTAATCCTTCATATCCTGTTGATAACCTGTTGGTTTACACCACTTCACCATATCTTTACTGGTGGCTGGGTCAGGATGGAACAGGTTTAACCTACGACATCAGATACGGAACTGATCCAACACTTACAGTTTATGCTTCGGTAGCAGGTGTTACCAATCTGTTCCATCAGCTTTCTAACCTTGTTCCCGGTGCCACCTACTACTGGCAGGTTCGTTCAAACAATGGTTCAAGCACTTCGGCATTCTCTGCAATTCAGTCATTTTCGATCGCAGGTGGAGTTGCTAATGGATTTACAGTTCTTAACTGGCCAACCGGCAATCCAACTGTTTACACAACAACACCAACCCTCTCATGGTACCTTGAAGGTTCACCTATGGGTATTACAGGTTACCATGTCAGATGGAAAACCGGTTCAAATTCATCCAACTGGGATGCTGATTATACCGGATTTGCTTTTGTCGGTGATGCATATAATACCTCATACACATTTTCAGTACCTTTCGCTGAAGGTCAGGTAGTTTACTGGGCAGTAGCTGCCACAAACGGTATTACACATTCTGCCTGGTCAAGCGATCATTTCACGATTTACAGTGGTGCCACACCGGGTGCTCCTGTCATTTCTTGGCCCTCCGGTAACGCTTTGATCTATACCGTCGATCCTCAGTTGAACTGGTGGGTAAATGGTTCCACGAGCGGAATCGTTGGTTATCAGGTTGTCTACAGCTATTCCGATGTATTCGCTCCTGCTGCTACCACCACAGCTTATTCCACATCAACATCCCTGAATGTTACAGGTCTTGTTGAAGGCGCAACCTACTGGTGGAAAGTAAGAGCTCATTTGGGTGGTATGTCCTATGGTGCATTCTCGGCAGTTGAATCGTTCACTGTCAATCCCGGTTCGTTTGCTCCAGTAACTCCAATAGTTGGAGGACCGAACAATGTTATGATCAGCACCACTACTCCAATACTGTCGTGGGCACTTCCTGCAGCTCCTCCTGCGGGTGCTAAATTTGAACTTGAAGTTGCTGACAATTCACAGTTTACAGGTTCAACCGTTTTCAACAACCTGACAGCAAACAACAAAATGCTTCAGGGATTGACAACAAATAAAAGCTACTTCTGGAGAGTAAGGACAAAGACCAGCGACGGAAGTTATTCATTCTACTCAGGAATGGGCAAGTTCAATGTAATGGATGGAGCAACTGATGTAAAAGAAGTTGCAGAAATCCCGAAAGAGTTCAACCTCGATCAGAACTATCCAAATCCGTTCAATCCTTCAACCAACATCAGATTTGCCTTACCGGCAGATGCGAATGTAAAACTTGATGTGTACAACACACTCGGTGAAAAAGTTGCCGAACTGCTTAACGGTCCAATGACTGCAGGCAATTACGCAATCGCTTTTAACGCATCCGCATTACCATCAGGTATCTACTTCTACAGAATTGAAGCAGGCAGCAACATTGCCGTTCGCAAGATGATTCTGATGAAATGA
- a CDS encoding GIY-YIG nuclease family protein yields MSNTNEIPEIPCYKDYEDKRQYKIDYLRWRRKYDNNFRETNLNRVKAKYHNDPATRDRHLMLRKSATYTVYKITNSINDFVYIGSTGYRLTGRLSSHYASIFSSDRKSKFFEFVRSVSDKNSFYEIFKIEPIIEGIETKQQAIQMEIKTIQYYISNGIELLNTEFMASIN; encoded by the coding sequence ATGAGTAATACAAATGAAATACCTGAAATACCATGTTATAAAGACTATGAAGATAAGAGGCAATATAAAATAGATTACCTACGATGGAGACGAAAATATGATAATAATTTTAGAGAGACTAATCTAAATCGAGTTAAAGCAAAATATCATAATGATCCAGCAACAAGGGATAGACATTTAATGTTAAGGAAATCTGCAACTTATACAGTTTATAAAATAACCAACTCGATTAATGACTTTGTATATATCGGTTCAACTGGTTATAGACTAACTGGTAGATTAAGTAGTCATTATGCATCTATATTCAGTTCAGATCGTAAATCAAAGTTTTTTGAGTTTGTTCGAAGTGTATCTGATAAAAATTCATTTTATGAAATATTTAAAATTGAACCAATTATTGAAGGGATTGAAACTAAACAACAAGCGATACAAATGGAAATAAAGACTATCCAATATTATATATCCAATGGAATTGAATTATTGAATACTGAATTTATGGCATCTATAAATTAA